In one window of Macrobrachium nipponense isolate FS-2020 chromosome 2, ASM1510439v2, whole genome shotgun sequence DNA:
- the LOC135221549 gene encoding glutamate receptor ionotropic, kainate glr-3-like produces the protein MNFTYSIYEVCDKSYGSIINGTWTGMVGEVLYGRAHIGLGNLGANYARSHAVSFPSISTSHGGAGIIFRRPPEAAKDLLSVFLLPFSLQVWICVLVIMPVCAIALHLTMLPRKRLYNQLKGRAPGMFPKGFDVLDQLTKEPAEFWEKGRIHPIQVKTPDQRPEGRDTVRGAKKEHQVLATETSEETEAIELNRSFAESLWFAATMMMQQGQDSEPRSGPGRMVFGTSWIMSVVLFAAYTSNLVSFFTVTKMTLPFHNLAGLVNTDYKFGTRTGSVYIDNFEVSGNEYEKAYQKLMSFGKDVLMPSYEAALKRTLEGNYAFIGDYVVLDYYQKKDCNLVLLKQQLFETKSSFILPRDSPLLPAVNHFMALMSESGIMEKLRSRWWRAETCDEGLMVTSYESISILEVSSALIIMGSGVVMAAVVCLCEFCRSKCKAKHQLHPKETKNTNTT, from the exons ATGAATTTCAC ATACAGTATATACGAAGTGTGCGACAAGTCTTATGGATCAATTATTAACGGTACTTGGACGGGCATGGTTGGTGAGGTGTTGTACGGTCGAGCACACATCGGCCTAGGAAATCTTGGCGCGAATTACGCTCGGAGCCACGCCGTCAGTTTCCCCAGTATTTCCACCAGCCATGGCGGGGCAG GTATCATCTTTCGTAGACCTCCTGAGGCGGCCAAGGACCTCCTCTCCGTCTTCCTCCTTCCGTTTTCCCTCCAAGTGTGGATCTGCGTCTTGGTCATCATGCCCGTCTGCGCCATCGCCCTCCATCTCACGATGCTTCCTCGCAAACGGCTGTACAACCAGCTGAAGGGCAGGGCGCCGGGTATGTTTCCTAAGGGCTTCGATGTGCTGGACCAACTGACGAAAGAGCCTGCTGAGTTTTGGGAGAAGGGTAGAATTCATCCCATACAG GTGAAGACACCGGACCAACGACCTGAAGGGCGAGACACAGTGAGAGGAGCGAAGAAAGAGCACCAAGTTTTAGCGACTGAAACTTCAGAAGAAACGGAAGCGATCGAACTGAACAGGTCCTTTGCAGAAAGCTTGTGGTTTGCAGCTACTATGATGATGCAGCAAG GTCAAGACTCAGAGCCCAGAAGTGGGCCAGGAAGGATGGTTTTCGGGACTTCCTGGATAATGTCCGTGGTGCTCTTTGCAGCCTACACCTCTAATCTGGTGTCGTTTTTCACCGTTACTAA AATGACGCTACCTTTCCACAACCTCGCCGGGCTTGTGAACACCGACTATAAATTCGGCACCAGAACTGGATCTGTTTACATCGACAACTTTGAG GTATCTGGAAACGAGTACGAGAAAGCCTACCAAAAGCTGATGTCCTTCGGCAAAGACGTCTTGATGCCATCTTACGAAGCTGCCCTCAAACGCACCCTTGAAGGAAATTATGCCTTCATTGGAGACTACGTCG TTCTAGACTACTATCAAAAGAAGGACTGCAACCTCGTTCTGTTGAAGCAGCAACTTTTTGAGACTAAGAGCTCTTTTATTCTCCCGCGGGATTCGCCTCTGCTACCGGCTGTTAACCATTT TATGGCGCTCATGAGCGAGAGCGGCATCATGGAAAAACTCCGAAGCAGGTGGTGGCGGGCTGAGACCTGTGATGAAGGGCTTATGGTCACTTCCTACGAAAGCATCAGTATCCTCGAG GTATCGTCAGCTTTAATAATCATGGGATCTGGAGTGGTCATGGCAGCTGTTGTGTGCTTGTGCGAGTTCTGCCGTAGCAAATGCAAAGCAAAACATCAACTGCATCCTAAAGAGACAAAAAATACGAACACCACATAA